The following proteins are co-located in the Bradyrhizobium sp. AZCC 2176 genome:
- the phnF gene encoding phosphonate metabolism transcriptional regulator PhnF yields MSVQDAPSGVALWRQVADGIERGIADGRFAAGEKLPGEMEIAETYRVNRHTVRRALATLAERGLVRAERGSGTYVETRRLAYPLRSRTRFSEIVGAGGREPRGQFIDATEEAATRELARELGLKTGAPLIRIESVRLADRAPICVSTTWLSAVRFPDAGKVFANVRSMTKLVAHYGIRDFRRASTRITAGIVDATDAARLDLALGRPVLVVDSTDVDTGGEPLTTKRSRFAAERVEFLVENG; encoded by the coding sequence ATGAGCGTCCAGGACGCGCCTTCCGGCGTCGCTTTGTGGCGGCAGGTCGCCGACGGCATCGAGCGCGGCATTGCCGACGGCCGCTTTGCCGCCGGCGAAAAGCTGCCGGGCGAGATGGAGATCGCCGAGACCTATCGGGTCAACCGCCACACCGTTCGCCGGGCGCTCGCCACGCTCGCCGAACGCGGCCTGGTGCGCGCCGAGCGCGGCAGCGGCACCTATGTCGAGACCCGGCGCCTCGCCTATCCCCTGCGCTCACGGACGCGGTTTTCCGAGATCGTCGGCGCCGGCGGCCGCGAACCGCGCGGCCAATTCATCGACGCGACCGAGGAAGCCGCCACGCGCGAACTGGCACGGGAGCTTGGGTTGAAGACGGGGGCACCGCTGATCCGGATCGAATCGGTGCGGCTCGCCGACCGCGCGCCGATCTGCGTCAGCACCACCTGGCTTTCGGCCGTGCGCTTTCCTGACGCCGGGAAGGTGTTCGCCAATGTGCGCTCGATGACCAAGCTGGTGGCGCATTACGGCATCCGGGATTTTCGCCGCGCCTCGACCCGGATCACCGCCGGTATCGTGGATGCGACCGACGCCGCGCGGCTGGACCTCGCGCTCGGACGCCCGGTGCTCGTGGTCGACAGCACCGACGTTGATACCGGCGGCGAGCCGCTGACGACCAAGCGCTCGCGCTTTGCCGCGGAGCGTGTCGAGTTTCTGGTGGAGAATGGTTGA
- a CDS encoding chloramphenicol acetyltransferase, translating into MAGKMLSTEPAVDPTASVRDCQLGAYTEVGARTILLEVTMADYSYVVNDAQITYTTIGKFCSIAAMTRINPGNHPMHRASQAHFTYRASSYFPGESDDAEIFEWRRAHHIHIRHDVWIGHGAVILPGRSIGTGAVVAAGAIVTKDVPAYTIVAGNPARLVKRRFPESIAGRLAELAWWDWDHETLRRALPDFRKLDVEGFLEKYESAAASGRPQFNQSAAS; encoded by the coding sequence ATGGCCGGCAAGATGCTTTCCACTGAACCGGCCGTCGACCCCACCGCATCGGTGCGCGACTGCCAGCTCGGCGCCTACACCGAGGTCGGCGCCCGGACCATCCTGCTCGAGGTGACGATGGCGGACTATTCCTACGTCGTGAACGACGCGCAGATCACCTACACCACGATCGGGAAATTCTGCTCGATCGCGGCGATGACGCGGATCAACCCGGGTAATCATCCGATGCACCGCGCCTCGCAGGCGCATTTCACTTACCGCGCCAGCAGCTATTTTCCGGGCGAGAGCGACGATGCCGAAATCTTTGAATGGCGGCGCGCCCATCACATCCATATCCGCCATGACGTCTGGATCGGTCACGGCGCGGTCATCCTGCCCGGTCGTTCGATCGGCACCGGCGCGGTGGTCGCGGCCGGCGCCATCGTGACCAAGGATGTCCCCGCCTACACGATCGTTGCAGGTAACCCTGCCCGGCTGGTCAAGCGGCGGTTTCCCGAATCCATCGCCGGCCGGCTTGCGGAGCTCGCATGGTGGGACTGGGACCACGAGACGCTTCGCCGCGCCCTGCCCGATTTCCGCAAGCTCGATGTCGAAGGCTTTCTCGAGAAGTACGAATCCGCCGCCGCATCCGGCCGACCGCAATTCAACCAGAGTGCCGCATCGTGA
- a CDS encoding DUF1045 domain-containing protein, with translation MANYPRYAIYYTAAPDSALDRFGASLLGYDAHSGDDLPFPDGVMQMIPDWRDLTQDPRKYGFHATLKAPIALADGKAEAQLAAACELFADLARPVPVVQPVVDSISGFIAVIPAEPSVELELLAAEATKAFDSFRAPLGPEDHARRNPDKLTPSQRDYLDRWGYPYVFEEFRFHMTLTGRLPAERREPIVAMLRDRFSATGIGPLAIDAIALCRQENPNSRFRVIGRWQLQG, from the coding sequence ATGGCAAACTATCCCCGTTACGCAATCTATTACACGGCCGCACCGGACAGCGCGCTCGACCGGTTCGGCGCGTCGCTGCTCGGCTACGATGCCCATAGTGGCGACGACCTGCCCTTTCCGGACGGCGTCATGCAGATGATCCCGGACTGGCGCGACCTGACGCAGGATCCCCGCAAATACGGCTTTCACGCCACGCTGAAGGCGCCGATCGCGCTGGCCGATGGCAAGGCCGAGGCACAGCTTGCCGCGGCATGCGAATTGTTCGCAGACCTGGCCCGCCCTGTGCCGGTGGTCCAACCGGTCGTCGATTCGATCAGCGGCTTCATCGCGGTGATTCCGGCCGAACCGTCGGTAGAACTCGAACTCCTCGCCGCCGAGGCCACCAAGGCGTTCGATTCGTTCCGCGCTCCCCTTGGCCCGGAAGACCATGCGCGGCGAAATCCCGACAAGCTGACGCCGAGCCAGCGCGACTATCTCGACCGCTGGGGCTACCCTTACGTCTTCGAGGAATTTCGCTTCCACATGACGCTGACGGGACGGCTTCCCGCAGAACGGCGCGAGCCGATTGTGGCGATGCTGCGGGATAGGTTTTCGGCAACGGGCATCGGGCCGCTCGCGATCGACGCGATTGCCCTGTGCCGTCAGGAAAATCCCAATTCGCGGTTTCGCGTCATTGGCCGCTGGCAATTGCAGGGCTGA
- a CDS encoding alpha-D-ribose 1-methylphosphonate 5-triphosphate diphosphatase — MTELFIEGGRALLGNEILETTLRIAGREFVAVGTDNSHGSPCIDAGGLLVLPGIVDLHGDAFERQMMPRPGVDFPIDVALVDSDRQAVSNGITTVYHAATWSWEPGLRSGDNARKLLEAIEQMRPQLAADTRFHLRHETNNLDAESEIIDWLSEGRVDLFAFNDHMDSTVASLAKPQKRGRMVERTGLTNEAFDRLVQSVVARSHDVPASIGRLAEVARTANVRMLSHDDESPAMRQAFRAQGVAIAEFPVNEETARDAAAAGDFIVFGAPNVVRGGSHTGWTKASDMIAKGLCSVLASDYYYPAPLLAAFRLAADGVLPLAAAWQLISSAPARAAGLADRGTLVAGQRADIVLVDDTVPLRPRIVAVVAAGRLVYLTDTHRLLRSSVTPRKAVAAA, encoded by the coding sequence GTGACCGAACTGTTCATTGAAGGTGGCCGGGCGCTGCTCGGCAACGAGATCCTCGAAACCACGTTGCGGATTGCCGGCCGCGAGTTCGTCGCCGTGGGTACGGACAACAGCCATGGCTCGCCCTGCATCGATGCCGGCGGCTTGCTGGTGCTGCCGGGCATTGTCGACCTGCACGGCGATGCGTTCGAGCGACAGATGATGCCGCGCCCCGGCGTCGATTTCCCAATCGACGTCGCCCTGGTCGACAGCGACCGGCAGGCGGTCAGCAACGGCATCACGACCGTCTATCATGCCGCGACCTGGTCGTGGGAACCTGGCTTACGCAGCGGGGACAACGCGCGGAAACTGCTCGAGGCGATCGAGCAGATGCGGCCGCAGCTCGCCGCCGACACCCGCTTCCATTTGCGCCACGAAACCAACAATCTAGACGCAGAAAGCGAAATCATCGACTGGCTATCAGAAGGACGCGTCGACCTGTTCGCCTTCAACGACCACATGGACTCGACCGTCGCCAGCCTCGCCAAACCGCAGAAGCGCGGCCGAATGGTCGAGCGCACCGGGCTCACCAATGAGGCGTTCGATCGGCTGGTGCAAAGTGTGGTGGCCCGCAGCCACGACGTGCCGGCGTCGATCGGCCGACTGGCCGAGGTGGCGCGCACAGCGAACGTCCGGATGCTCTCGCATGACGACGAAAGCCCGGCCATGCGGCAGGCTTTTCGTGCGCAAGGCGTAGCCATCGCCGAATTTCCGGTCAACGAGGAAACCGCCCGCGACGCTGCCGCGGCCGGCGACTTCATCGTGTTCGGCGCGCCCAATGTCGTGCGCGGCGGCAGCCACACCGGCTGGACCAAAGCCTCCGACATGATCGCCAAAGGCCTGTGTTCGGTACTGGCGTCGGATTACTACTATCCAGCGCCGCTGCTGGCGGCGTTTCGTCTCGCCGCCGACGGCGTGCTACCGCTGGCGGCGGCATGGCAATTGATCTCGTCAGCGCCGGCGCGCGCTGCCGGCCTCGCCGATCGTGGCACCCTCGTCGCGGGGCAGCGCGCCGACATCGTTCTCGTCGATGATACGGTGCCGCTGCGGCCGCGAATCGTTGCGGTCGTTGCTGCGGGGCGTCTGGTGTATCTGACCGATACGCACCGCCTCCTCCGTTCGTCGGTCACGCCCCGCAAGGCAGTTGCAGCCGCGTGA
- a CDS encoding alpha-D-ribose 1-methylphosphonate 5-phosphate C-P-lyase PhnJ: MNAPAYNFAYLDEQTKRMIRRAILKAIAIPGYQVPFASREMPMPYGWGTGGVQVTAAILGPDDVLKVIDQGSDDTTNAISIRKFFGKTAGVATTTATADASVIQTRHRIPEAPLHAGQVLVYQVPIPEPLRFLEPRETETRRMHALGEYGLMHVKLYEDIARFGHIATSYAYPVKVNARYVMDPSPTPKFDNPKMDNCPALQLFGAGREKRIYAIPPHTNVVSLDFEDHPFTRYRFDAPCALCGAGDSYLDEIVTDDKGGRMFVCSDTDYCEARQQAGHRGSESAAPHKEGAHG; encoded by the coding sequence ATGAACGCGCCTGCTTACAATTTCGCCTATCTCGACGAGCAGACCAAACGGATGATCCGCCGCGCGATCCTGAAGGCGATCGCGATTCCCGGCTATCAGGTGCCGTTCGCCAGCCGCGAGATGCCGATGCCCTATGGCTGGGGAACGGGCGGCGTGCAGGTGACGGCGGCGATCCTGGGGCCTGACGATGTACTTAAGGTGATCGACCAAGGCTCCGACGACACCACCAACGCGATTTCGATCCGTAAATTCTTCGGCAAGACTGCCGGCGTTGCAACGACGACTGCTACGGCGGATGCCAGCGTGATTCAGACCCGGCATCGAATTCCCGAAGCGCCGCTACATGCGGGGCAGGTGCTGGTCTATCAGGTGCCAATACCCGAGCCGCTGCGGTTCCTGGAGCCGCGCGAGACCGAGACGCGGCGCATGCATGCGCTCGGCGAGTATGGCTTGATGCACGTCAAGCTGTACGAAGACATCGCGCGCTTCGGCCATATCGCGACCTCCTATGCTTATCCAGTGAAAGTGAACGCGCGCTATGTGATGGACCCGTCGCCGACGCCGAAATTCGACAATCCGAAGATGGACAATTGTCCGGCACTACAACTGTTCGGCGCCGGGCGCGAAAAGCGCATCTATGCGATTCCGCCGCACACCAATGTCGTGTCGCTCGATTTTGAGGACCACCCGTTCACGCGCTACCGCTTCGACGCGCCCTGCGCGCTGTGTGGCGCAGGCGATTCCTATCTCGACGAGATCGTCACCGACGACAAGGGTGGCCGGATGTTCGTCTGTTCCGATACCGACTATTGCGAGGCGCGTCAGCAGGCCGGCCATCGCGGCAGCGAGAGCGCCGCGCCGCACAAGGAGGGGGCGCATGGTTGA
- a CDS encoding carbon-phosphorus lyase complex subunit PhnI has product MYVAVKGGERAIENAHRLLAHERRGDRDVPELTLAQISEQLSLGVDRVMTEGSLYDRELAALAIKQARGDLIEAIFLVRAFRATLPRFGTTEPVETGAMQVRRRISSTFKDIPGGQILGPTFDYTHRLLDSQLADGAAPEAPATGEASTGATPRVTDILGRDGLIESSPVADADAPVGDLTREPLSFPAERDLRLQNLARADEGFLLALGYSSQRGYGRNHPFAGEIRFGEVEVEFMAEDAGFAVPLGSVVLTECQMVNQFKGSATEAPCFTRGYGLAFGQSERKTMSMALVDRSLRARELGEEVIAPGQDEEFVMSHSDNVQATGFVEHLKLPHYVDFQSELGLLRKLRKEFAEANETPPMREAAE; this is encoded by the coding sequence ATGTATGTCGCCGTCAAGGGAGGCGAGCGCGCCATCGAGAACGCCCATCGCCTGCTGGCGCATGAGCGGCGTGGTGACCGCGACGTTCCCGAATTGACACTGGCCCAGATCTCCGAACAGCTTTCGCTCGGTGTCGACCGCGTCATGACCGAAGGCTCGCTGTACGACCGCGAACTTGCGGCGCTGGCCATCAAGCAGGCGCGCGGCGACCTGATCGAGGCGATCTTCCTGGTGCGCGCGTTCCGCGCCACGCTGCCGCGCTTTGGGACGACAGAACCGGTCGAAACCGGCGCAATGCAGGTGCGCCGCCGGATTTCCTCGACCTTCAAGGATATTCCGGGCGGGCAAATTCTTGGTCCCACGTTCGATTACACCCATCGCCTGCTGGATTCGCAACTTGCTGATGGGGCAGCGCCCGAGGCGCCCGCGACAGGTGAGGCGTCCACAGGTGCGACTCCGCGCGTGACCGACATTTTGGGCCGCGATGGCCTGATCGAGTCGTCGCCGGTCGCAGATGCCGACGCTCCCGTCGGCGATCTGACGCGCGAGCCGCTCAGTTTCCCGGCGGAGCGCGATCTGCGCCTGCAAAATCTGGCGCGGGCCGATGAGGGTTTTCTGCTGGCGCTCGGATATTCCTCGCAGCGCGGCTATGGCCGCAATCATCCTTTTGCCGGCGAGATTCGTTTCGGCGAGGTAGAGGTCGAGTTCATGGCCGAGGATGCCGGCTTTGCCGTTCCGCTCGGTTCAGTCGTGCTGACGGAATGCCAGATGGTCAATCAGTTCAAGGGATCGGCGACGGAAGCGCCGTGTTTTACGCGCGGTTACGGTCTGGCGTTCGGACAAAGCGAGCGCAAGACCATGTCGATGGCGCTGGTGGACCGAAGCCTGCGCGCCCGCGAGCTCGGCGAGGAAGTGATCGCGCCCGGCCAGGACGAGGAATTCGTGATGTCGCACTCGGACAATGTGCAGGCGACCGGCTTCGTCGAGCATCTCAAGCTGCCGCATTACGTCGATTTCCAGTCCGAGCTCGGCCTACTGCGCAAATTGCGCAAGGAATTCGCCGAGGCGAACGAGACGCCGCCGATGCGGGAGGCCGCGGAATGA
- the phnE gene encoding phosphonate ABC transporter, permease protein PhnE, which yields MSQLPKPDTDALRTKYPDVFDRPASARLAMPATISAVFAIFVFGLVDLGFSPTKLVSGLSQLGWITVMMIPPDAGSSLPAYLAALGETLSIALLGTTLAAVAALPISLLAARNIISSNLLRFPVRRFLDSIRGVDTLIWALVWINVVGLGPFAGVLAIALSDFGAFGKLFSEAIEAADKKQVEGIRASGGNALHEIRFGLMPQVLPVIAGQVLYFIESNTRSATIIGIVGAGGIGLQLAEQIRVLEWQKVSFLILMILVAVAAIDWISGKLRFAIIGQRAVA from the coding sequence ATGAGCCAGTTGCCGAAACCCGATACAGACGCGCTCAGGACTAAATATCCTGACGTCTTCGACCGGCCCGCATCGGCGCGTCTCGCCATGCCCGCGACAATTTCGGCTGTGTTCGCGATCTTCGTGTTCGGCTTGGTTGATCTCGGCTTTTCGCCGACCAAACTGGTGTCGGGCCTGAGCCAGCTCGGCTGGATCACGGTGATGATGATTCCACCCGATGCCGGCTCGTCGCTGCCCGCTTATCTCGCAGCCCTCGGTGAGACGCTGTCGATCGCGCTGCTCGGCACGACCTTGGCCGCCGTCGCAGCGCTGCCGATCAGCCTGCTGGCAGCGCGGAACATCATTTCCTCGAACTTGCTGCGCTTTCCGGTGCGCCGATTTCTTGATTCCATCCGTGGCGTCGATACGCTGATCTGGGCGCTGGTGTGGATCAACGTCGTTGGCCTTGGCCCGTTTGCCGGCGTGCTGGCCATCGCGCTGTCCGATTTCGGCGCATTCGGCAAATTGTTCTCCGAGGCCATCGAAGCCGCCGACAAGAAGCAGGTCGAAGGAATCAGGGCATCCGGCGGCAATGCGTTGCACGAGATACGCTTTGGCCTGATGCCTCAGGTGCTGCCCGTCATCGCGGGGCAGGTGCTCTATTTCATCGAATCGAATACCCGCTCGGCCACCATCATCGGTATCGTCGGTGCCGGTGGCATCGGTCTGCAACTCGCCGAGCAGATCCGCGTGCTGGAGTGGCAGAAAGTTTCGTTCCTGATCCTGATGATTCTGGTCGCGGTAGCCGCGATCGACTGGATCTCCGGCAAACTGCGCTTTGCCATCATCGGACAGCGGGCCGTCGCGTAG
- the phnD gene encoding phosphonate ABC transporter substrate-binding protein, translated as MITRRIFLAGAAALAFTASASAQDWKSKYPELTFAVVPAENASGVTERWTPFVAYLSKELGVKVTLRIANDYAAVIEGQRAGNIHIASYGSASFARARLTGVKTDAFANDINADGSTGYYSVFFVKASSPYKNIDQLKGKNLGLVDPNSTSGNNVPRFELDKLGISDADTYFGKVVFTGSHENAMLALSQGTVEVAANQWTNDDDSTLAQMLHKGMLKNADGSPIKKDDFRIIHKSAPIINGPYAYNSDLPADLKAAIAKAFTEAPAKDKAAFDRLSDGQKKGFNPATTKDWDGTIELIKFVDALRKKKAS; from the coding sequence ATGATAACTCGTCGTATCTTTCTTGCCGGCGCGGCCGCGCTGGCGTTCACGGCTTCAGCTTCGGCGCAGGATTGGAAGAGTAAATATCCGGAACTGACTTTTGCTGTGGTGCCAGCCGAAAACGCTTCCGGCGTCACCGAGCGCTGGACGCCGTTCGTCGCCTATCTCTCCAAGGAACTCGGCGTGAAGGTTACGCTGCGCATTGCCAACGACTACGCCGCCGTGATCGAGGGCCAGCGGGCCGGCAACATCCATATCGCAAGCTACGGCTCGGCATCCTTTGCCCGCGCCCGCCTGACCGGCGTCAAGACCGATGCCTTCGCAAACGATATCAATGCCGACGGTTCGACCGGCTATTATTCCGTGTTCTTCGTCAAGGCGTCGAGCCCCTACAAAAATATCGATCAATTGAAGGGCAAGAACCTTGGCTTGGTTGATCCGAATTCGACGTCGGGCAACAACGTGCCGCGCTTCGAACTCGACAAGCTGGGAATCTCCGACGCCGATACCTACTTCGGCAAGGTCGTTTTCACCGGCAGCCATGAGAACGCCATGCTGGCGCTGTCGCAGGGCACCGTCGAGGTCGCCGCCAATCAGTGGACCAATGACGATGACTCCACGCTCGCCCAGATGCTGCACAAGGGCATGCTGAAGAACGCCGACGGCTCGCCGATCAAGAAGGACGATTTCCGGATCATCCACAAGTCGGCCCCGATCATCAACGGACCCTACGCCTATAATTCTGACCTTCCGGCCGATCTGAAGGCCGCCATTGCCAAGGCGTTCACCGAAGCGCCGGCCAAGGACAAGGCCGCGTTCGACCGTCTATCCGACGGCCAGAAGAAGGGCTTCAATCCGGCCACCACCAAGGACTGGGATGGCACCATCGAATTGATCAAGTTCGTCGATGCGTTGCGTAAAAAGAAGGCGTCCTGA
- the phnH gene encoding phosphonate C-P lyase system protein PhnH encodes MTTVAELPAGFADKVLSAQSTFRSVMDALARPGSIHRIASAAGAPGGMMRGTAAIALTLFDHDTPVWLDGRMSATPEVAKWLKFHASAPVVTDSSIASFALVGDPENLPSLDRFAFGSNEYPDRSTTLILQVESLTNDSALELHGPGIDGTAVLRASIQPKDLFERLAINAALFPCGIDVVLVHDDSIVAIPRTTRLARGG; translated from the coding sequence ATGACGACCGTTGCCGAGCTGCCCGCAGGATTTGCCGACAAGGTGTTGTCGGCGCAATCGACCTTTCGGTCCGTCATGGATGCGCTCGCCCGCCCGGGCAGCATTCACCGTATCGCGTCCGCTGCCGGCGCGCCGGGCGGGATGATGCGCGGCACCGCCGCGATCGCGCTGACCTTGTTCGATCACGATACGCCGGTCTGGCTCGACGGCCGGATGTCGGCGACGCCGGAAGTCGCCAAATGGCTCAAGTTCCACGCCAGCGCCCCGGTTGTTACGGATTCATCGATTGCGAGTTTTGCGCTGGTGGGCGATCCCGAAAACCTTCCGTCGCTCGATCGTTTCGCGTTCGGCAGCAATGAATATCCGGACCGCTCGACAACGCTGATCCTGCAGGTCGAAAGCCTGACAAATGACTCCGCTCTCGAGTTGCACGGGCCCGGTATCGACGGCACAGCAGTGCTGCGCGCTTCAATCCAGCCGAAGGATCTTTTCGAGCGGCTGGCGATAAACGCCGCGCTGTTTCCGTGCGGCATCGACGTCGTGCTGGTCCATGACGATTCTATCGTCGCCATACCGCGCACGACACGGCTCGCGAGAGGAGGCTGA
- the phnC gene encoding phosphonate ABC transporter ATP-binding protein, producing the protein MLVVEGLTCRFGTKAAVDNASFSIAPGSFVGVIGRSGAGKSTLLRMINRLAEPSEGRILFEGVDVTALRGKDLRQWRARSAMIFQQFNLVGRLDVLTNVLMGRLAEIPSWRSLTQLWPEEDRALAMSALEQFDMAGIAAQRADQLSGGQQQRVAIARALVQEPDIILADEPIASLDPRNTRIVMDALLRINKHFGITVICNLHSLDLARTYCDRLVGMAVGRVVFDGAPETLTDRIARELYDLEANEVMGITPAQAPGGATVPELGTAAAA; encoded by the coding sequence ATGCTGGTGGTAGAAGGTTTGACCTGTCGGTTCGGCACCAAAGCCGCAGTGGATAATGCGTCATTTTCGATCGCGCCCGGCAGCTTCGTCGGTGTGATCGGCCGCTCCGGAGCCGGCAAGTCGACGCTGCTTCGGATGATCAATCGTCTCGCTGAGCCTTCCGAAGGACGCATCCTGTTCGAAGGCGTCGACGTGACCGCGCTGCGCGGCAAGGATTTGCGGCAGTGGCGTGCGCGCTCCGCGATGATCTTTCAACAATTTAACCTGGTCGGTCGGCTCGACGTCCTGACCAATGTGCTGATGGGGCGGTTGGCCGAAATTCCGTCCTGGCGCTCGCTGACGCAACTTTGGCCGGAAGAAGACAGAGCGCTGGCGATGTCGGCGCTGGAGCAGTTCGATATGGCTGGCATCGCCGCCCAGCGCGCCGACCAGCTTTCCGGCGGCCAGCAGCAGCGCGTCGCGATCGCGCGTGCACTGGTGCAAGAGCCCGACATCATTCTCGCCGACGAGCCGATCGCTTCGCTCGATCCCCGCAACACGCGCATCGTGATGGATGCGCTGCTGCGCATCAACAAGCATTTCGGCATTACCGTGATCTGCAACCTGCATTCGCTCGATCTGGCGCGAACCTACTGCGACCGCCTGGTCGGCATGGCGGTCGGGCGCGTGGTGTTCGATGGCGCGCCTGAGACGCTGACCGATCGCATTGCGCGCGAACTTTACGATCTCGAAGCCAACGAGGTCATGGGCATCACGCCTGCGCAAGCGCCCGGTGGCGCGACCGTTCCGGAACTGGGCACCGCTGCTGCGGCCTGA
- the phnE gene encoding phosphonate ABC transporter, permease protein PhnE, which translates to MANAISILPDQQLAVLNDTYRKAVARKRLKATLAAAVFFAALIVAAIGAEVNLRTLFSYFGNFVSYFDRILTLEDGTRVWTNFGEWFWGWQKWLKMLGETILISYVGTLSGAVLGFVLNFFAAQNTSPAPWLRFVIRRLLEFARTVPGIVFALIFVIAFGLGPMAGVLAIAVHSAGALGKLFSEIVENADMKPVEGVRSTGASWLSCMRFAVLPQVTAGYASYALLRFEINVREASVMGFVGAGGIGQELVVAIRKFYYSDVSAILVTIIVTVFVIDITTGWLRGKLFGKEARA; encoded by the coding sequence ATGGCGAATGCCATATCCATCCTTCCAGACCAGCAACTTGCGGTGCTCAACGATACGTATCGCAAGGCGGTCGCGCGCAAGCGTTTAAAGGCGACTTTGGCGGCGGCGGTATTCTTCGCCGCGTTGATTGTCGCAGCGATCGGCGCGGAGGTGAATCTGCGCACGCTCTTCAGCTATTTCGGCAACTTTGTCAGCTATTTCGACCGCATCCTTACCCTGGAAGACGGCACACGGGTATGGACCAATTTCGGCGAATGGTTCTGGGGCTGGCAGAAGTGGCTCAAGATGCTCGGCGAGACCATTCTCATCAGCTACGTCGGCACCCTGAGCGGCGCGGTCCTTGGCTTTGTGCTGAATTTCTTCGCCGCGCAAAATACGTCACCTGCGCCATGGCTGCGGTTCGTCATCCGGCGTCTCCTCGAATTCGCGCGCACCGTTCCCGGCATCGTATTCGCGCTGATTTTCGTCATCGCGTTCGGTCTCGGGCCGATGGCGGGCGTACTGGCAATCGCCGTGCATTCCGCGGGCGCGCTCGGAAAGTTGTTCTCCGAGATCGTCGAGAACGCCGACATGAAACCGGTCGAGGGCGTGCGCTCGACCGGCGCAAGCTGGCTCTCCTGCATGCGCTTTGCGGTGTTGCCGCAGGTCACGGCCGGCTATGCCAGCTACGCGCTGCTGCGCTTTGAGATCAATGTCCGCGAGGCCTCGGTGATGGGTTTTGTCGGCGCCGGCGGCATCGGGCAGGAGCTCGTCGTCGCGATCCGCAAGTTCTATTACTCTGACGTCAGCGCGATCCTCGTCACCATTATCGTCACAGTCTTCGTCATCGATATCACGACCGGCTGGCTGCGCGGAAAACTATTCGGCAAAGAGGCTCGCGCATGA
- the phnG gene encoding phosphonate C-P lyase system protein PhnG, translated as MASDDSLADENGGQARRKAVMAVLAHSVTADIEGRLGTIALPAHEDLREPENGLVMVRGRIGGDGAPFNLGEATVSRAAVRLSTGEVGFGYTLGRDREKAKLIALCDAMVQSAELAGAIEAQVVAPLRAAMIEKRNRKAAEAAATRVDFYTLVRGEG; from the coding sequence ATGGCGAGTGACGACAGTCTGGCAGACGAAAACGGCGGGCAGGCGCGGCGCAAGGCCGTGATGGCGGTGCTGGCTCATTCCGTAACGGCCGACATAGAGGGGCGCCTCGGGACGATCGCGTTGCCAGCGCACGAAGACCTGCGCGAGCCCGAAAATGGGCTCGTCATGGTGCGTGGCCGAATTGGCGGCGACGGCGCGCCGTTCAATCTCGGCGAGGCGACGGTGTCGCGCGCCGCGGTGCGGCTGTCGACCGGCGAGGTCGGCTTCGGCTACACGCTGGGCCGCGACCGGGAGAAGGCGAAGCTGATCGCGCTGTGCGATGCCATGGTGCAATCGGCCGAACTGGCTGGCGCGATCGAAGCCCAGGTCGTTGCGCCGCTGCGTGCGGCGATGATTGAAAAGCGAAACCGGAAGGCTGCGGAGGCGGCGGCAACGCGGGTCGATTTCTACACACTGGTGCGTGGTGAGGGCTGA